actcctgtcacgtaatgcagcaacataataactttaagtgacattaataaaatagggagacttataatgctccggggcttgcctttcacgaacaTTGAAGgctggtgatccgggcactcgggaaggtgatcaactttaggctctccttctccgggaACCTCCTGGTGCTGCACTTCCTGATGCTCCTCCTATGGATCGACGTCGAGCTCCACTAGTGTGATCTCCTCggtggcacctattgcatgcatatgcataagtaagtcccatgaatgcataagaaggatcatggagGATGTGATAGAGGAATGTATGTGCTACAACAATGATGTTAAGTAGCAAAAttataacaatgctaactccttactaatgagtaggtgcatatctcttctctatctacttacaaatttcacacaatGCAATATCTAAGCTACACATGACAGTTACAAGTTTagcatcataactgaagttctacttatccaaatgctatgatcctTGACTTTCTGGAAaggcttataaaatttcctacaactcttatttaatcaccaaaaactaattcacactctatcctaaccaaaacagaaatctatccagtgctgtccagaaattccagagaacaagcatttcgggagactaactttaaacagctataactcctaaaccctttgtcctattgccctaaaattttaacacaagatatatgaataagttccctacaactttgttattaaccatttctacagaaaacatcattttccCTATGCAACATAACAAACCACAGAATCTATCTGAAAACCCTTCtaactcgaattataaagcaacaatatttctactacatgtaagcattccaaatttgacaacaccaagtctaccaacagttcaagaatatcaattacactcaagaaaacataatggtaaagcccaaactatttatttaaatgcttttattaatttatttagataattaggttaaataataaacctagaCCAAAtttgcataataaattctcatgaaaattacaGTGACCTCCCAgtactaccaaaagactactgtaaaagtttcataccatttgactatgtataacatcctttacaaaaatgacaagctagcaatgcctattttagtgaaaatagtaaaccctatagaaaagtgtcaagcaatagattatatatttttcctagcatcatatagttccatactactgtacaaaaatttcatatcaatatgttatatatttttatccctaacaattttcctcagaaaataccatttattactagATAAGTAGAAACACCCTACTCCAATACAAGTTTACAgtaaatttaatatttttcctagctagagcatgtcaacacaagaccaacaaaattagaatcacaattttatcacttttctagctcaagatatctattttacaagtttactaacattcaaaaagcatttatttaaatacattttaatcaccaagaaaaatataagaaactgtacatttcatatttttataaaaaactacacttactaaggaacacaacaaaatttggttccccAAAATTGGACCTCTAAAACTCCGCTTATGGTTTTCCAAAGTAGGCATTCAAAtctaaataaatgaactatctttctaATCCACAGTCGCTGACGGACGGGGTCCACGCATCAGACGGGCCTGTGCGTTAGTGACCGAAAAATAGGGGAGGCGGCGCTGCTCGATGCGGATCGGCCAGAGTTCGCCGACAGCGAGCTTTTCCGGTGACGGCACCGACACAACAGTGACCACCATGACCTTCCACACCTATTGAGCTAACTAACTCGACCAATCGCCGGAGCTAACGACGACGGTGGCTTCAATGGTGGCACGGTGGTGCGGATCAACGGTGAGTCGCCGAAGGTGACCGTGATAGTTCGATCTACTGCTACGTAGAGCTCCTACATACTACGGCGAAGCTAACACACCCACTGTCACAGCTAGAGGCGGTCGGAGACGTCTCGGCCATGACGTCGTGGCACGGCGACGAAACTCCGGTGAGGTCGTGCGCGGCGCTGAGACCTTACCAAGCGCGGATAGCGAGCAATGCAGGCGCGGTGGTGCGGTAGGAGTACGACGACGCTGCTGTGGTGGCGAAGGAACGACGCGGTGCGAGCTTGTGCCGGCAATGGCGTCGGCAGAGCTGCTGTGGCTGCTGCACTGCTGCAGGAAGGCGAAGAGGAGGCAGGAAATGGAAATGCGGGCGCAGAGGGGTCACGGGTGAGTGCGGGCGGGTGAAGGCGTGCAacggcccgacgtggcctggccggtcaggccggcggcgacgcgcggcgccacgcggcTTTTAAACTCTGAAACCGGTCGGATCACTGTAGACGCGATCAGTTAAGCCATCAGAGCGAcacccgagcctgacagcgtaAGTTGGTGACGCTCGATATCCTAAACCGTGAAGCAATAGCGCAAAcaatctaaatcaaagttgtagcccttcataccgtctacaatttctattaaaggaTCGAGTTCTAATTCACAACCAATACTGAGTAATATCATCTCAAAGTTGAGCAAGCGAAACTGTAACACGCTAaagacttagaaattttgtaAGTGTTGGAAATCAGTGAAATGTtaatttttgtgagctcaaaaagaccaagctatgcacttaattagctcatgacccaaaaataaaagttgttcatctactcaaacactacaactttgcttaaaggttcactgccatgcaaagactctatgacataattcaaactaggtcaaacatagcaCTTTAAAAAGATGTCATACACCATAtcaatgacttagagactaaactacacttagtcatgaataccaaagtggttccttatgctattctaaacatgtttaaaacATTCCCAAGGTCCCACACACCTGTCATACTTTGGTTCCATGAAAACCCTAACTTAAGTAAGGTAATTAAGTAGTACATATGAAATATAAGCTAACAAAGGTATAgcaattgagatgctcatgcacatgcatgctcatggatgcttatgatcctgcaatgtcaaggttaaatgcatgcttaacacccagggtgttacagcTGTCACCAAACCCGTCGGGCGCAGCCACGGGAAGGCACGGCCGTCGAGTCTCGCAGCTTTCTGCGCGACGTGACTGCATGCGGATGCCACGGGGAAGAAGATGCGCCATGGAAAAAAATCCCgtgacaaaaaatagaaaaaaataagcAGAGGTCATTatagttattttatttatttggtcTATCATGTGATTCTGTTCTGTCAAACACGTTTTTTAAAACAGCTTAGCTTCACCTAGAAAGTGAATTGTGaacctattttgaaaaaaaaagtaaGAGCTTTATTGGTGAAGCTTATGCTAAACGAGGCCTAAATAGTCTAGATTTTAAAGAGATTTTATTAATTCTTAGATTTTGGGAATCCTGAAATCTAATAAAACTATTATAATTCCTTTTTATTCTGATCATCAGGATCCAATCAAACGGCACCGTAGGACTTCTAGCAGCTTCCTTGGGTAAAGAGAACGCCGAGAAAACATTCCGCAGACCAAGGGTCACCGGAGCACCCGACTCGAGACGCCGTGCGCCGATTCCGAGACGGCGAAGGGGTCAGCCAGCCATCCATCAACGTTCAACGGGCGTTGGCCTGGGCCGGAAACTTTTGGGCGAGAAAAGCCAAAAGCCGCGGCTAATTAATCCGCCACCCACCAATGGAAGACCTCTTGTAATCCCCACCGCACCTCACAGTCTCCCGCGGACCCACACTCCCGCTCCGCTGCTCTCAGTCCCAGGCCCAGCCGACCAGCCCAGCGCGCGGTGGCAGCGCGCACACGGCAATGCGGAAGGACGCTGCCGCCGCCGGCATTGCGCCGGGTTCGGCGCCCGCACTACTCTGCTTCGACCTCAAGCCCTTCCTCGCTGCGCTCACCGTGCTCACGCTCCTCGCCGCCGCCTGGCAGCTCCGCCCGTACCACTCCCTCCTCGCTTCCCCATTCTCCGCCGCGTGCCCGCAACCCACCGCCGGCGCCTCGCTCCCCCGCGCGCTCGCCGTCCACGCCAAGAAGgcctcctccgccgccaccaACTCCACCgcttcctcctcgccgccgccgcccggccccgAGCGGCGGGAGTTCCGCGCcgtgggcagcgcggcggcgctGTTCGTGCAGATGGGCGCGTACCGCGGGGGGCCCTACACCTTCGCGGTCGTCGGGCTCGCGTCCAAGCCCACGCACGTCTACGGCAAGCCCTGGTTCCGCTGCGAGTGGGAGCCCAACGGCGCGTCCTCCTCGCCGCCGATGCGCGCGGCCAAGACGTACCACATGCTCCCGGACTGGGGCTACGGCCGCGTCTacaccgtcgtcgtcgtcaacTGCACGTTCCCGCGCGTCCCCAACGCCGACAACGCTGGCGGCAGGCTCATCCTATACGCGCACTACGGGCCGTCGCGGTCCCCGGCCTCCCGCCACGAGCGGATCGTCGCGCTGGAGGAAAGCCCCGGCGCCTACGACGCCGCCGCGTTCCGGGGGACGCCGCCGCACAGGTACGACTACCTCTACTGCGGCTCCTCGCTGTACGGCAACCTCAGCGCGGCGCGGGTGCGGGAGTGGATGGCGTACCACGCGCGCTTCTTCGGCGCCCGCTCCCACTTCGTGTTCCACGACGCCGGCGGCGTCAGCCCCGACGTGCGCGCCGCGCTCGAGCCGTGGGTGCGCGCCGGCCGGGCCACGCTGCAGAACGTGCGCGCGCAGGCCGAGTACGACGGGTGGTACTACAACCAGTTCCTCGTCGTCAATGACTGCCTGCACCGGTACCGGCACTCGGCCAAGTGGACCTTCTTCTTCGATGTCGACGAGTACATCTTCCTGCCCGACGGCCGCACGCTCGAGGATGTACTCGCCGAGCTTGAACCGTACACGCAGTTCACCATCGAACAGAACCCAATGTCGAGCAAGTTGTGCGTCGATAATCCGGAGGCCGACTATTCCAAGTAGGTGACTCCTTATTTCCCCCAAACCGATCTGAATTTGAATTGCCGAACTATTCCAAGTATGGAATTGCAATGTAGGAGTAGCTTCTTGTGTAGAGTAACACTGGTTGACTAAAAGGCCCAATTGTTTGTGGGTTTGCTTCTAAAGTTGCTGCCTTCTTGCAATGCCACTCTCATAGAAGCAATATAGAAGTGGATTTATGCAATGCAGCTTCATTTTCCCTGTCTAGTTTATGTTTTTCAGATGTCCAGAGAATAGACAAGTCAGATTACATGATTAGGAGTCACCAATTCAGTAATCTAGTCACATTTCGATTGGCAATTGCTGCTTACAATGCAATCTTAGTTTCATGAGGCCGTTTTATTGCTCAAAGAAGTGATGGAATTGATTCTTCTTCACCTCAAACTTGTGCAGCCAATTGGGATTTGAGAAGCTGGTTTTCCGGAACTCGATCACTGGGGTGAGGAGAGACAGGAAGTACGCGATTCAGGCCAAGAACGCATACGCCACGGGTGTTCATATGTCTGAGAACGTCATCGGCAACACCACGCACAAGACGGAGCACCTCATCCGATACTACCACTACCACAACACCATCAACGTCCTCGGTGAGGTGTGCCGCGAGTTCGTCTCCATTCCGCCAAAGGGTGGCCTAACATGGTCCGAGAAGACACCCTGGTACTACGACGACAGCATGAAGCGCGTCGCCGATGCCGTGCGTGAGTTCGAGAGGGAGACCATCGGCGATGTGCGGCTATGACTGACCTGACCACAGAGATAAAAGAGCTGATCTCCAAGTACAGTGTGTATTGCTGTGAGCCATTCAGGAGGGGCTTGGCGACTGCATTACTGTCTTCCGGATGTTATGAAGCAGACGTTAACTGTGGTTTGGGGCTATCTGAGCTGACAGAGATGCAACGAAAGCGAAGCTGCAACCTCAAGGGGAAAATGGCAGATTGTGTGCCGGTGATGGCCCTGTGACTCTGATATGAGGCGAAGGTGAGGGTTCTTGTAAACAGATAGTATGTCATCAGTGTAAATTCCATTGTTTTATTGCTCAAATATACACATTGTATTCTCTTCTCGAAGTTTCAGCAATGTAGAAACCATTCAGAACCGTGCTGCATCAATGTAGATATGATTATTTACGGCATTATATTTTATTGGAACCATAAGATGGAGAGCCTAAGATGTCCgctgttttttttctttctggCGGCTCATTTTGGAATAATAATCTGGAGTAGTAGAGGCCTAGCCTTGTTTAGCTGGCGAAAATTTTTGGAAAACGGTacagtagcactttcgttgttatttagtaattagtgtccaattatagtctaattaggcttaaaagattcgtctcgtgaatttcgtataaactgtgtaattagttttattttttatgtaTATTTAATGTGtcatgcatgcgttcaaagattcgatgtgaagagaaatcttgaaaaattttgcaaactaaacaGGCACTAGATGGTTTTGGAATTCTTGGAGCCATAAAGGCCTGCAGCTAGGAGAGCCTAGGAATGcagagagaaaaaagaaaaagtagGGACCGGAGGGTGGGCACGGCGTCATGGACTGTAGCGTTGTATGATTGGGCAAGGTTGGTTTTTGCTGGTCCATTGCAAGAGGCCGTGGTAcgcagagctgctgctgctgccttccTTGTCATGGCATTCCTAGTGTTTGCTTAGTTTCtaaaaagttttccaaaaagtgctacagtagttatCACATTGAATCGTGCGATAcgtgcatgaaacattaaatgtagacgaaaaaaaactaattgcacagtttgattgaaaattacgagatgaacgttttgaacctaattagtccataattaaacactaattactaaataaaaacgaaaatattACGGTAGCTAAATTTTCAAAATtcgtgaactaaacacagccgTACATGTTCCTTCCTGCTCGTTGCGTGGTGGGCCAAATGCCCCATGCCACATTTGTTGGCGCGTTAAGGGTGACTAAGGGTCTCCATAAGATCAACTCAAGGCACTGTGTCATTTCGGTTCGATGTCACGTCATCATTTTTGCGGTGGATTATTAATTGGTTAGTGTCCTATCAATCACCTGTAGATTCTTCAAAGTTGTTGAATTTGGCTCCATTCGCGTGTCCTTAAATCCGGCTTAATCTGTTTATTTTTTcatccaaaacagtatttttctctcacaaattccttcagTATTTCTCCAAACCATTCAGATTCCTTTTCTGTTCAGATTTAGGAtcatttcttctttttcaagattggaaaataattttttttttaggAAAGATTGGATATTAATTAGTACTCCGTACTCTGAATATGGCAAGAGGCACGTACTCCGTACTCTGAAAGAGCTGGTGAGAGTGACACGTACTCCGTACTCTGAATATGGCAAGAGGTAATCCCCACAATTACTAGCACAACTGTTTTTATTCTTGCAGAAGCAGGGACAGTTGCGTGCTTGTAAACTCCCGTTTTAGATTTCTGAAGAGCAACGTTTGGTTCCGGACTGGAAAATGGGAGATTCTTCAGAAATCTCCTGCTGTAAACTCATGTTCTATAAACAATATGTAATCCAGCAGGACATTCTTCTGTGCTAGGTCTACATAGTCATATTCGTTtagctaaaatttggcttatactgtgagaaaaaaatactggtCGTTGAAAAATAAGATACGCCGGTCATAACTGTACGATTAAAGTAGGACGCCCACCCGGTGCGCTGGATTCGGTTCCAGGCAGGCTCCCAGGCCCAGGCTTCCAGCACATGAAGAGAAGAGACCTGTCTATCCATCCACACGCAAAAAAGGAGCGAACGTTCGGCACAGActgaaaaataaactaaaatactgtttcagctaattattataagagaaaaatattattctgaaaacactgttcacgtaAACAGTGAAAGTGTGACTGCGCTGGCCAGCGCAGGCCCAgccggccagccagccgaacgcagCATTGGTGATCCGTGGCCCGTGGCCCGTGGGGATCCACGGACGCCGGGAGCCGTTGTGGACTCACAGCGCGCCGGGAACTTGACAGTGTTTTTTCTGACTCTCCGAAAAAACACAGAGTTTTTACGCTTGCGTACGAGCGTGGCCAGGAGCACTCCAGACTTTCAGAGAGTCAGAACAAGTGTTTCAGAGGATTGAGGTCCCGGGACCCGGGAGCTGCACAGTTGCTGCTTGTCAGTCATCTGTGCACCTCGTTACATAAGGGCATGATGTGGTGCTACAGTTGCTTCTTAACCTTGGCAACGTGGTTTCAGGGTTGGTACAGGGATGCATATGACTGGACGAAATTGTTAGGAGCTGCCAACAACAAATGCGTACTCCTCGGCAAGAAAGATCATGTGGAACCCGTATCTGCTTCCCTAGATCGGGGCTCTATGATAAGAGCTTTTTTTTCTGGATCGGACATCTTgcccgtatttcattaagaagaagattTAGAAGTCATACAAACGAACAGACCTAGAACGCGTACGCGGGCGAGGGGCCAGCACACAACCACCAGGGGCAGCCCTAAACTACCAGGTTTACATTGATCAATTACATATTTATCTGTTGTCGCCACCACAAAGGGCAAAGTGCCGCTAAAGAGATAGACGACGTAGAAACTATGTTTCTAGGCGGGGCGAACGGGCCTGCGAGCCCGCTCCTTCATGCCCGGGAAGAGCACCTCCATGGCTTCCCTGGTCGTCGGCGAAAGCGGGAGCTTGAACGCCGTCTAGAACTCGTCAAACGAGGCCTCGTTGGGCAGCTGTGTCTCCACTTTGACACCAATGCGTCTCATCATTACCTTGCGTGCATGTGCCTCCGGCTCTTTGCAGCGAGGCGGGCGCTTCTCTTCGGGGGCAGGCCGCCCGCGCCTTCTCCGCCCTTGTCACATGAGCACGCGGCGGTGCGGAGCGTAGTGGCTGCAGCAAAGTCTTCTTGAAGATGTTGATGAAGCCATCAACAGGCAACGTATGTGGTTCCTCAGTTCCCCCGGTGACAACGGGTGAAGCTGCATCGGCCTGTTCACCGTCTGGCACGTCCAGGAAGTCATGGGCCAGGGGTGTTATGCAGCCACGTGACAGCGAGCTGCGGCCCAAGATGTACTCCTCCGGCCCAGAGAGGCAAAGATCCTCCTCATGAGCCAGCCCGCTGAAGAAAGTCGCAGCATCCGCACGGTAGTCCCGAGCACCAAACAGAAAGTCCAGCCCATCAGCCGGCCCATCCGGAACGAAGGCATTGTGGCCTGAGAGCAGCTCCATTTTCAAATCTAGGGCGGACCCCATGAATCCGCGATGAGGCGTCCGCTGACAGCTTTCCAGGGCGTGCACAGCAGCGCCTCGACGAGCAATGAGGCGAGAGGGAGGAGTGAACTTCCTCCACGGCACCCGCGTCGACACGCGTCCTCAGCGTGGCGGGTTTCGCGCTGACGCTCCCACCGCGGCGCGCGGCGCCTGGAAAGGGCAAGTCACATCACCAACGATAACTGACTACCTCGACTGACGTGCCCGAAAGGCCGGCCCCGACCCAGGCCCAAGCCGCGGCTCATCGGCGCCGCCGAACCTAGTTGTCCGCGGccttgcgccgccgccgcccctggtGGCGAAGCCTGGATGGTAACCATCGTGctcctcctccggctccggcACCGCCATAATCATCTCATCCGGCACAAGATCGGGATGAGCACCCCAGGCTGCCACGAAAAGTTCGCGCTCGTCGTCCGGATCGGCCAGAGCGTCGGAGTTGGCAATATCCACCTTGGCACTGGAGGAAGCCAAGATGGCCTGCTCCGTCGCCGCAGACCTTGCATGGGAGGGGATGCCCTTCATCCCGACGAGGACACGATAACGGAATGCGCCTGCTCCACCTTCACCACCGAAGCGCGAAGGGAGCACCCGCCGGCGATGGGGTGCGCAGCACCAGCTCGAGGTCTTCATGATTGGTGAACCGAACGATGAAATCATCCGGTCTAGTCCGCCGCACCGAAACACGATCGTCTGTAATACCGAAGTGTTCGCGGAGGTGGTCGAGCATCATCGCCGGGGAGACCGCCGGCCGAGTGCCCACAACAAGGGCCAGCAAGGCAAGCGCCAAGGCGTCTTCCGCCGCCTGTAGCTCCGGTGTCCGGGGCACCTCGACGAGTTGCAGTAACGGCGTCCTGGCCCGCGTCCTGGGCGACGTTGGAGGCGCCTGCACACGGCGGAGAAGTGAGCGTGGGACGCCACGCTGGCGCTCCGACGAGTCAGGCGGCGGGTTGCCATCCCCGCCAGCCACCACGCCAACCGCATCGTCGACGTCCGCCACGAGGCCCTGCTGCGGCGGAGCGGACGGCTCCCCACCCACAGGCTCATCAACCACTGGCTCCGGGGACGGAGGATCGCATACCGGCGGGACGGATGGCTCCCGTCCGGTGGATGCCGAACGCCCGGAGACGGTGTCCGCCGACAACGCGCCACGGGTGTAGGAACAGCACCGCGGAGCGCCCCAACCAAGGCTGGAAGTCCGCGCAGGAGAGCGGCCACACTTGCCCTCAGGGCGACCCGTCACCGGCGGCAGTGGGCAGTCCCTCTCGTGATGGCCCTCGCGCTCGCAGttgtgttggggtttagtcccacatcgtgtatcGATGGTAGGGGAGCataacatataaggcggaagaaccctcacctataaggctagtcttttgggttggaaAGACCCAAAtgtcttatatgttgtagctccggtggacctagggCCTGTGGAAgcgtaggctcgtggtaacgagccgggccggctgcaagccagctccaagatcgtgaactcagtggtcaccaccggttccaacaattggtatcagagcctatgGTCAGAAAAAAaataaacccgataaaaaaatctcgagcgtcacatatggcgggggcaccccgatgtgtgactaagggggagattgttggggtttagttccacatcgtgtagcgatggtgtgggagcacaacatataagacaggagaagcccccacctatcaggctagtctttggggttgagtaaggcccaaagaccttatatgttgtagcttcggtggacctgggacctataggagcgtaggctcgtggtaacgagccgggccggctgtaagccagctccaagattatGAACTCCCAcaagccgggccggctgtaagccagctccaagattgtgaactcggtggtcaccactggttccaacaattggtatcgtgagcccattgtcagaaaagctaaacccgataaaaaatctcgagcgtcacatatggcggggcaccccgatgtgtgactacgGGGGATattattggggtttagtcccacatcatgtagcgatggtAGGGGAGcataacatataaggcgggagaaccctcacctataaggctagtcttttgggttgaaaaggcccaaaggccttatatgttgtagctctggTGGACCTAGggcctgtgggagcgcaggctcgtggtaacgagccgggccggctgcaagccaactctaagatcgtgaactcggtggtcaccaccggttccaacaagtTGAAGCAACGTGAAGGGAACGTGCAGTCTGCCCTGACATGATCCGTGGCAAGGCAGTTGAAACATTTACCGACCAGCGCAGCAGGAACCAGACGCCGCGGAACAGCGATGCGCCGCCAGCGCCGGCGGCTCTGGACCTGGCGGAACCCGTCAGCGTCCGGCTCGACCGACTTGCGCGCCGGGTGCACAACGACAGAGGCGAGCCTTCTCGGCGGCGACGGAACCCGTGTCACATCGGGCCGGGCATCAGCCATGAAACTCCCGCGCCGAGCTGGACACCGGCGGCGGCGACGTTGCCGGCGCGGATGCTAGACAGCCTTCCCTCGCCCATCAACAGGGGCCTCGTCATCCTCCTCGAACGAGGCCTCGGAGTAAGTGAAGGGAAGCCTCTCCTTGGAccacccccccccctcccccaaagGGCTCCATTGGGGTCTGCCCGTGCTCCGAGCGGCTTCCTCGTCCTCGACCTCATCCGCCCATGAGCGGCGAGAGCAGGAGGCAGGCTCCATGGTGGAGATGGTCGGTGTGGTCGGAGTGACCGACGGCGAGGGCTttggtggacgccggggccggaGTGGCCACCGGTGGGAGGAAGCGGGGGGCTCAGCCACTCACTTCAGTTTgtgccggcgacggcgagggctTTGGTGGACGCCGGAGCCGGACTAGCCACCGGCGGGAGGGAGCAGGGGGCTCAGCCACTCACTTTAGTATCTGCACTTATCCCTAGTCACACACGTACTCACGCTCGCCTTTGCTTCGATTGCAGCCACCCAGCTCCACTCCTGGTCTTCTGCGCACGGACGACGCCTGCCTCGCCCATCACCAACtggatttttttaatattttttaaaactatttttaaatcGCCTATTCGTATGGCGCGGTGAATTAAagctctttggcacggctcatccaaaacggcttcaccggtgaagccaaagccggtgaagccagaaaaactggcttttcccggcttctagttcattttaactccgGCTTACAAAATGGCTTCACGCTACC
The nucleotide sequence above comes from Miscanthus floridulus cultivar M001 chromosome 18, ASM1932011v1, whole genome shotgun sequence. Encoded proteins:
- the LOC136521713 gene encoding galactan beta-1,4-galactosyltransferase GALS1-like, whose amino-acid sequence is MRKDAAAAGIAPGSAPALLCFDLKPFLAALTVLTLLAAAWQLRPYHSLLASPFSAACPQPTAGASLPRALAVHAKKASSAATNSTASSSPPPPGPERREFRAVGSAAALFVQMGAYRGGPYTFAVVGLASKPTHVYGKPWFRCEWEPNGASSSPPMRAAKTYHMLPDWGYGRVYTVVVVNCTFPRVPNADNAGGRLILYAHYGPSRSPASRHERIVALEESPGAYDAAAFRGTPPHRYDYLYCGSSLYGNLSAARVREWMAYHARFFGARSHFVFHDAGGVSPDVRAALEPWVRAGRATLQNVRAQAEYDGWYYNQFLVVNDCLHRYRHSAKWTFFFDVDEYIFLPDGRTLEDVLAELEPYTQFTIEQNPMSSKLCVDNPEADYSNQLGFEKLVFRNSITGVRRDRKYAIQAKNAYATGVHMSENVIGNTTHKTEHLIRYYHYHNTINVLGEVCREFVSIPPKGGLTWSEKTPWYYDDSMKRVADAVREFERETIGDVRL